A window of Phycobacter azelaicus contains these coding sequences:
- the coxB gene encoding cytochrome c oxidase subunit II yields the protein MKNALMLSGLFAGLSSLPATAQEGLETIGKPTDGALGFQPAATELAEGIHMLDNLILVIITVICVFVAGLLLYAIVRYNRRANPEAASFTHHTPIEIAWTVIPILILVFIGSFSLPELFRQQEIPEGDVTIKVTGYQWYWGYEYVDHEFGFESFLLPKEDLAEYGYAEDEYLLATDTAVVVPVGKTIVMQVTAADVIHSWTIPSFGVKQDGIPGRLAELWFKPTQEGVYFGQCSELCGKDHAYMPITVKVVSEEAYEEWLKGAIEEYAGTPQSFQVASN from the coding sequence ATGAAGAATGCTTTGATGCTTTCGGGCCTTTTTGCTGGCCTCTCGAGCCTTCCAGCCACCGCGCAAGAAGGTCTGGAAACCATTGGTAAGCCGACTGACGGCGCTCTTGGCTTCCAGCCGGCCGCGACTGAACTGGCGGAAGGCATCCATATGCTCGACAACCTGATCCTTGTGATCATCACAGTGATCTGTGTGTTCGTGGCGGGCCTTCTGCTTTACGCTATCGTGCGCTACAACCGTCGCGCAAACCCGGAGGCCGCGTCCTTCACGCACCATACCCCGATTGAAATCGCCTGGACCGTGATCCCGATCCTGATCCTGGTATTTATCGGCTCCTTCTCGCTGCCGGAGTTGTTCCGCCAGCAGGAAATCCCCGAGGGCGACGTCACGATCAAGGTCACTGGCTACCAGTGGTACTGGGGTTATGAGTACGTGGACCACGAGTTCGGCTTCGAAAGCTTCTTGCTGCCGAAGGAAGACCTGGCGGAATATGGCTACGCCGAAGACGAATATCTGCTGGCAACCGACACTGCCGTCGTGGTGCCCGTTGGCAAGACCATCGTCATGCAGGTGACCGCAGCTGACGTGATCCACTCCTGGACCATCCCCTCCTTTGGCGTGAAGCAGGACGGCATTCCGGGTCGCCTCGCAGAGCTGTGGTTCAAGCCGACACAGGAAGGCGTCTACTTCGGTCAGTGCTCCGAACTCTGTGGCAAGGACCATGCCTATATGCCGATCACCGTCAAAGTGGTCAGCGAGGAAGCCTACGAAGAGTGGCTGAAGGGCGCGATCGAAGAATATGCGGGCACACCGCAGTCCTTTCAGGTTGCTTCCAACTGA
- the tldD gene encoding metalloprotease TldD, giving the protein METTAYRPFETSLPEDEALAILRSATHGADDGEIFAERRKSEALVFDDGRLRSASYDAAEGFGLRAVNGDVAGYAHSTDVSIGALARAAETARLAVGDGGGTYAQPPAATNKHLYTDADPIGALPFPVKVETLREIDAFARDLDPRVVQVSASLAASLQEVEILRADGVRVRDVRPMTRLNVSVIVEQNGRRESGSAGGGGRVGLDGLIDPANWQAKTREALRIALVNLEAVPAPAGEMEVVLGPGWPGILLHEAIGHGLEGDFNRKGSSAFAGLMGQRIASPGVTVLDDGTIPDRRGSITVDDEGTPSQKTTLIEDGILVGFMQDRQNARLMGVEATGNGRRQSFAHAPMPRMTNTYMMGGNTDPADLVAGIKDGIWAVGFGGGQVDITNGKFVFSCTEAYRVQNGKVGAPVKGATLIGDGATALKQIRALGNDMELDPGMGNCGKAGQWVPVGVGQPSVLMGGLTVGGAAI; this is encoded by the coding sequence ATGGAAACCACCGCCTACCGACCGTTTGAGACCAGTCTCCCCGAAGATGAGGCGCTGGCTATTCTTCGCAGTGCGACCCACGGCGCCGATGACGGAGAGATCTTTGCCGAACGGCGCAAGTCCGAGGCGCTGGTCTTTGACGATGGGCGCTTGCGCAGCGCCAGCTACGATGCCGCAGAAGGGTTCGGCCTGCGCGCCGTCAATGGCGACGTGGCAGGGTATGCGCATTCCACTGACGTCTCCATTGGCGCCCTTGCCCGTGCGGCAGAGACCGCCCGACTTGCGGTTGGCGATGGCGGCGGCACTTATGCCCAGCCGCCGGCCGCGACCAACAAACACCTCTATACCGACGCCGACCCCATTGGCGCCCTGCCCTTTCCGGTCAAGGTCGAGACCCTGCGCGAGATCGACGCCTTCGCCCGCGATCTGGATCCACGTGTGGTTCAGGTTTCGGCCAGCCTCGCAGCATCTTTGCAGGAAGTGGAGATTCTGCGTGCCGATGGCGTAAGAGTGCGCGATGTGCGCCCCATGACACGGCTCAACGTCTCGGTGATCGTTGAACAAAACGGGCGACGCGAGAGCGGATCTGCGGGCGGCGGCGGCCGTGTCGGCCTGGATGGGCTGATCGATCCAGCAAACTGGCAGGCAAAAACGCGTGAAGCTTTGAGAATCGCACTTGTGAATCTTGAGGCGGTTCCGGCCCCCGCCGGTGAGATGGAAGTGGTCCTTGGGCCGGGATGGCCCGGCATCCTGCTGCACGAAGCGATCGGGCACGGGCTCGAAGGTGACTTCAATCGAAAAGGCAGCTCAGCCTTTGCCGGCCTTATGGGCCAGCGTATTGCGTCTCCCGGCGTAACAGTTCTCGACGACGGCACCATTCCGGATCGACGCGGCTCCATTACGGTCGACGATGAAGGCACCCCGAGCCAGAAAACGACACTGATTGAAGACGGCATCCTGGTGGGTTTCATGCAGGATCGCCAGAATGCGCGCCTCATGGGGGTTGAGGCCACCGGGAACGGACGCAGGCAAAGCTTTGCCCATGCGCCGATGCCGCGGATGACCAACACCTATATGATGGGTGGAAATACGGACCCCGCCGATCTGGTCGCGGGTATCAAGGACGGAATATGGGCCGTAGGCTTTGGCGGCGGTCAGGTGGACATCACCAATGGCAAGTTCGTGTTCTCCTGCACCGAGGCCTATCGCGTTCAGAACGGCAAGGTCGGGGCGCCGGTAAAGGGTGCAACCCTCATCGGGGATGGCGCCACCGCGCTCAAGCAGATCCGTGCTCTTGGCAATGACATGGAGCTGGACCCCGGGATGGGCAACTGCGGCAAGGCGGGCCAATGGGTGCCTGTCGGTGTCGGTCAACCATCGGTTCTGATGGGCGGGCTGACCGTTGGAGGGGCAGCGATCTAG
- the cyoE gene encoding heme o synthase translates to MSDASINASNIRDDEPSFGDYFALLKPRVMSLVVFTALVGLLAAPVGVHPVVGFAAILFIAIGGGASGALNMWWDADIDQVMKRTRSRPIPAGKIEAGEALSLGLALSGLSCIMLGLATNLFAGAFLAFTIFFYVVVYTMWLKRATPQNIVIGGAAGAFPPVIGWIAATGTMSIEPWLMFALTFMWTPPHFWALALFMRSDYDDAGVPMLTVTHGRRSTRTHILAYTVLLALLAVGTAFSGIGGPIYLAAAVVLNALFLHGAWKIYRRDEEDSEADNFKVERAFFKLSLLYLFLHFGAILVEALLKPYGLGGW, encoded by the coding sequence ATGAGCGACGCAAGCATCAATGCCAGCAACATCCGCGACGACGAGCCGAGCTTTGGCGATTATTTCGCCCTGCTGAAGCCGCGCGTGATGTCCTTGGTCGTGTTCACAGCCCTGGTCGGCCTTCTTGCCGCTCCTGTGGGTGTGCATCCCGTGGTAGGTTTTGCCGCGATTCTGTTCATCGCCATCGGTGGTGGTGCCTCGGGTGCCCTTAACATGTGGTGGGATGCGGATATCGACCAGGTGATGAAGCGCACCCGGTCGCGTCCGATTCCAGCCGGTAAGATAGAGGCGGGCGAGGCGCTTAGCCTCGGACTGGCGCTGTCGGGCCTCTCCTGCATCATGCTGGGGCTGGCAACCAACCTCTTTGCTGGCGCTTTCCTGGCCTTCACCATCTTCTTTTATGTCGTCGTCTATACCATGTGGTTGAAACGGGCGACGCCGCAAAACATCGTCATCGGCGGCGCGGCGGGCGCTTTTCCACCCGTCATCGGCTGGATCGCAGCGACCGGCACCATGTCGATTGAGCCCTGGCTGATGTTTGCCCTCACCTTCATGTGGACGCCGCCGCACTTCTGGGCGCTGGCGCTGTTCATGCGATCTGACTATGACGACGCAGGCGTTCCAATGCTGACCGTGACCCACGGACGCCGTTCGACGCGCACGCACATCCTCGCATATACGGTGCTGCTCGCGTTGCTGGCTGTGGGCACCGCCTTCTCGGGGATCGGTGGCCCGATCTACCTTGCAGCGGCCGTTGTTCTGAACGCCCTATTCCTGCATGGCGCGTGGAAAATCTACCGCCGTGACGAAGAAGACAGCGAAGCCGACAACTTCAAGGTTGAGCGTGCTTTCTTCAAGCTGTCGCTGCTCTATCTGTTCCTGCACTTCGGCGCGATTCTCGTCGAAGCCCTGTTGAAACCATACGGTCTGGGAGGCTGGTAA
- a CDS encoding cytochrome c oxidase assembly protein — translation MALEGPKKTVLQTVGVVVLMGGLAWASVPFYDWFCRVTGFGGVTGVAEQGSDTILDQTITVRFDASKERDMPWQFKPVEREMEVRIGETGLAFYEAYNPTDKPVAGQASYNVTPYSAGAFFEKIACFCFEEQVLEPGERVQMPVTFFVDPEIVEDRDGKYVHTITLSYTFYEIDLPEGYAALDTGDKAGAGTITN, via the coding sequence ATGGCACTCGAAGGTCCCAAGAAAACCGTTCTTCAAACTGTTGGTGTGGTCGTTCTGATGGGTGGTCTGGCATGGGCATCGGTCCCTTTCTATGACTGGTTCTGCCGGGTGACAGGCTTTGGCGGCGTCACCGGTGTTGCGGAGCAGGGATCCGATACGATCCTGGATCAGACGATTACAGTCCGGTTTGACGCCTCCAAGGAGCGCGACATGCCCTGGCAGTTCAAACCGGTCGAGCGGGAAATGGAAGTCCGGATTGGCGAGACCGGTCTGGCCTTCTATGAGGCATACAATCCGACAGACAAGCCAGTTGCCGGGCAGGCGTCCTATAATGTGACGCCCTATTCGGCCGGTGCCTTCTTTGAAAAGATCGCCTGTTTCTGCTTTGAGGAGCAGGTGCTTGAACCGGGGGAGCGGGTGCAGATGCCCGTGACCTTCTTTGTGGATCCGGAAATCGTCGAGGACCGGGACGGAAAATACGTGCATACGATCACGCTTTCCTACACATTCTATGAAATCGATCTGCCCGAGGGCTATGCGGCTCTCGACACCGGTGATAAAGCCGGGGCAGGCACAATCACGAACTAG
- a CDS encoding cytochrome C oxidase assembly protein, translated as MALRKEHELHKRRLGRNMGVGLLLGGFVVLVLALTMVKVTSTGFKFPQAQSQTEQN; from the coding sequence ATGGCCCTGCGCAAGGAACACGAACTGCATAAACGGCGTCTGGGACGCAACATGGGCGTTGGCCTGCTACTGGGCGGTTTTGTCGTCTTGGTTCTGGCTCTGACCATGGTCAAGGTGACCTCCACGGGGTTCAAGTTTCCCCAGGCGCAATCGCAGACGGAGCAGAACTGA